CCGTCCCGCTGGGGGCTTAGACTGTCCGCTCCGAAGGGATTCGCGGGGAAACGCAAAAGTGGTAGCCGCTACGTAGCCCGGGCACGTTGCGTTTCTTTTGCCCGCGAATCGCTTCTCCGCTTGGTAGGACTCCACAAGTCGCTACGTCTGGAAATATTCTTCTCTGTCGTAACTGATGATCTTCTTCAATCTTTAAGTCTTTACGCTCTTAAGCGTCCACCTCTGAAAACGCATCCTTGAAGATACCACTTTGGACGCGGTTTCGCTTTTTGCATGGAGTCGTGCAGTCAATCCCGCAGGGGGTGGCCCTAGAATCTGAGCGTTTTCTCCTGTTTCCTCCCCACCACAACAGTCGGAAATATATCTCGTTTTTACAAAGTGCAACTTAGGATTGCAGAACATGCTTACTTTTGGCATGATAATGAAAAAAAGTAAGGAGTGGAGCAAATGGCGTTGTTGTCTACCCCGTTTCAGTTTAAAGGACTTAGCTTGAAAAATCGGATTGTCATGCCGCCGATGTGCCAATACTCTGTGGATGCACACGATGGAACACCAACAGACTGGCACTTTGTTCATTACGTTTCTCGTGCAGTAGGCGGAACAGGTCTGATCATCGTGGAAATGACCGATGTCGAGCCGGATGGCAGAATTTCCAACGGCGATTTGGGCTTGTGGTCTGACGAGCAGATTCCGGCGTATGCGCGAATCGTCTCCGAGGTTCAAAAGTATGGGGCCAAAATTGGCATACAGATTGCTCATGCGGGTCGCAAAGCGGAAGACGCAGAAGTGCCTGTATCGGCGTCCGCGATCGCTTTCCCAGGGGGGCGCTACAAAACGCCACGAGCGTTGACGACAGCAGAGGTTAAGCAAATGGTCGTCAAGTTCCAGGACTCAGCGAGACGTGCGGTGGAAGCAGGGTTTGATACCATTGAAATCCATGGTGCGCACGGATACTTGATTCACCAGTTCCACTCTCCTTTGACCAATCAGCGAGACGATGAGTACGGGCGGGATAAAGCGCTGTTTGGCGTGGAAATTATTCAGGCGATCAAAGAGGTCATTCCAGCTGACATGCCGCTGATCATGCGTGTCTCAGCCGTAGAGTACGTGGATGGTGGGTATGGGCTGGATTACAGCACAGAGCTTTGCCGCCGTTACAAGGAAGCTGGCGTGGATATTTTCCAT
This genomic stretch from Brevibacillus brevis harbors:
- a CDS encoding NADH:flavin oxidoreductase/NADH oxidase, whose amino-acid sequence is MALLSTPFQFKGLSLKNRIVMPPMCQYSVDAHDGTPTDWHFVHYVSRAVGGTGLIIVEMTDVEPDGRISNGDLGLWSDEQIPAYARIVSEVQKYGAKIGIQIAHAGRKAEDAEVPVSASAIAFPGGRYKTPRALTTAEVKQMVVKFQDSARRAVEAGFDTIEIHGAHGYLIHQFHSPLTNQRDDEYGRDKALFGVEIIQAIKEVIPADMPLIMRVSAVEYVDGGYGLDYSTELCRRYKEAGVDIFHISSGGEGPIGSAGRPGVHPGYQVPLARAIKQALDIPVIAVGNLDDPKVAEASIGNGDTDLVAVGRGMLRDPYWALHAIHELSADELQPPKQYSRAF